Proteins found in one Arachis stenosperma cultivar V10309 chromosome 8, arast.V10309.gnm1.PFL2, whole genome shotgun sequence genomic segment:
- the LOC130943779 gene encoding uncharacterized protein LOC130943779 yields MARFQFPALWQACLASAFRTALACTIVGSVTLLGPSSIQTLITFPAFSYVSLVLIIINDATFGDTFRACWLALYATIQAIGPAMLTLWVVHPARLSNATTAVAVAVAAFVVVLPSDRSTHLLAKRISLGQIVLVYVTGYANGVHTDPLMHPLRLAASTALGVIASLLALLLPYPRLATSEVKRNYKVLRKSMLKRLQVLIKVICEDDINFASAHALVTHAKSFVTTQTKLFQAIVSRQDSIRWETPLLKVFRLHCWVPMKRLQQIDTNLRGMELALKSTNLFPINIVILNEDLKHGLSTLEEHVTLTTKHGASLTVSESSTKATTNFLQSFHTMPTTHQDLPTYFFLFCAKLLHNTSFTTTSCVIQKDKAQISPNSKGNWANWAMIMGNTNLVPAIKFSISLGLAVFMGLTYSKENGFWAGLPVAVSYVSGREPTFRAANVKAQGTVLGTVYGVLGCFVFERFLPIRFLSLVPWFIFASILQRSRMYGPAGGISAVIGAVLILGRKNFGPPSEFAIARIIETFIGLLCSIFVDLIFMPKRASTLAKVGLSQCLVTIGESIGSLGLIGVAGKTDLEDTLRKFRMQVNELRKFVVEAEIEPNFWFLKFHEECYNKLLGSLSNLVDLLHFGDQALKFIQQEFHMEDEIYDEKEDVNMLQDELGHIKELICSSIQHLEEISRMKSLKILEEEIERKRISSDLEHGKSTKCDAWMLFILGKEGIENKIDSFLQRSTSVVESLYDGEDEKELKSQIVVSLSALGFCLKTIMQEVMQIEECMKELVQWNNPNSEINLYEISCKLYALYK; encoded by the exons ATGGCACGGTTCCAATTCCCAGCATTATGGCAAGCATGCCTAGCCTCAGCCTTCAGAACCGCCCTAGCATGCACCATAGTGGGCTCCGTTACTCTCTTGGGCCCATCCTCCATTCAAACCCTCATAACCTTCCCTGCATTCTCATACGTTTCTCTcgttctcatcatcatcaacgaCGCCACCTTCGGAGACACCTTTCGAGCATGCTGGCTCGCCCTCTACGCCACCATCCAAGCCATCGGCCCCGCCATGCTCACCCTCTGGGTTGTGCACCCAGCCCGCTTGTCCAATGCCACCACCGCTGTGGCCGTGGCTGTGGCTGCCTTTGTGGTGGTTCTTCCTTCGGATCGGTCAACGCATTTGTTGGCAAAGAGAATATCGCTTGGTCAAATAGTGCTTGTTTATGTGACAGGTTATGCTAATGGAGTCCACACCGATCCTCTCATGCACCCTTTGCGCTTGGCTGCAAGTACTGCACTTGGCGTCATCGCTAGCCTTCTTGCTTTGCTTCTTCCCTATCCTCGTCTTGCGACTTCTGAG GTAAAGAGAAATTACAAGGTATTAAGGAAGAGTATGTTGAAGAGATTGCAAGTGCTAATAAAGGTAATATGCGAGGATGACATCAATTTTGCATCTGCACATGCATTAGTCACTCATGCTAAGTCTTTCGTAACTACTCAAACCAAGCTCTTTCAAGCAATCGTTAGCCGTCAA GATAGCATACGGTGGGAGACACCTCTGCTTAAGGTTTTCAGGTTGCATTGCTGGGTCCCAATGAAGAGACTTCAACAGATAGATACCAACCTCAGAGGGATGGAATTAGCTTTGAAAAGTACCAACTTATTCCCAATCAACATTGTTATTCTCAATGAAGACCTTAAACATGGCCTTAGCACACTAGAGGAACATGTTACCTTAACCACAAAACATGGGGCTTCCCTAACTGTTTCTGAATCAAGCACAAAAGCCACAACAAATTTCCTCCAATCATTTCATACCATGCCAACAACCCACCAAGATTTACCCACttatttcttcttattttgtGCCAAACTTCTTCACAACACATCCTTCACTACTACTTCTTGTGTTATACAAAAAGACAAAGCTCAAATTTCCCCAAACAGTAAAGGAAACTGGGCTAACTGGGCCATGATAATGGGAAACACAAACCTTGTTCCAGCAATTAAATTTTCAATCTCATTGGGCCTTGCAGTGTTCATGGGATTAACCTACAGCAAAGAGAATGGGTTCTGGGCCGGGCTTCCTGTTGCAGTTAGCTATGTTTCAGGAAGGGAGCCCACATTCAGAGCAGCAAATGTAAAGGCCCAAGGAACAGTGTTAGGAACTGTGTATGGAGTTTTGGGCTGTTTTGTCTTTGAGAGATTTTTGCCCATTAGATTTCTTTCTCTCGTTCCATGGTTTATTTTTGCAAGCATCCTTCAAAGAAGCCGAATGTATGGCCCAGCAGGTGGCATATCTGCAGTTATTGGGGCTGTTCTAATCCTTGGTAGGAAAAATTTTGGCCCACCAAGCGAATTTGCCATTGCAAGAATCATTGAAACTTTTATTGGGCTTTTATGTTCTATTTTTGTGGACCTCATATTCATGCCTAAAAGGGCTTCTACTTTAGCCAAAGTTGGGCTCTCTCAATGTTTGGTCACAATTGGTGAGTCCATTGGATCATTGGGCCTAATTGGAGTTGCAGGCAAAACTGATTTGGAAGATACATTAAGAAAGTTTAGAATGCAAGTTAATGAGCTAAGGAAGTTTGTGGTGGAAGCAGAAATTGAGCCTAATTTCTGGTTCTTAAAATTTCATGAAGAGTGTTATAATAAGCTTTTGGGATCATTGTCAAATTTGGTGGATCTCTTGCACTTTGGAGATCAAGCATTGAAGTTTATCCAACAAGAATTTCATATGGAGGATGAGATATATGATGAGAAAGAGGATGTGAATATGCTACAAGATGAACTTGGACACATTAAGGAGTTGATTTGCTCTTCAATCCAACATTTGGAGGAAATATCTAGAATGAAATCTCTTAAGATTCTTGAGGAGGAGATTGAGAGAAAGAGAATCTCTAGTGATCTTGAACATGGAAAGTCAACCAAGTGTGATGCATGGATGCTTTTTATTTTGGGCAAGGAAGGAATAGAGAATAAGATAGACTCTTTTCTTCAAAGGTCAACAAGTGTTGTTGAGAGCTTGTATGATGGTGAAGATGAGAAAGAGTTGAAGAGCCAAATTGTGGTGAGTTTGAGTGCTTTAGGTTTTTGCTTGAAGACTATTATGCAAGAGGTGATGCAAATTGAAGAGTGCATGAAAGAACTTGTTCAGTGGAACAATCCCAATAGCGAGATTAATTTGTATGAGATATCATGTAAATTATATGCTTTGTACAAATGA
- the LOC130944989 gene encoding UDP-glucuronic acid decarboxylase 6: protein MASNSSNGDHQTSTKQPPLPSPLRFSKFFQSNMRILVTGGAGFIGSHLVDRLMENEKNEVIVADNYFTGSKDNLKKWIGHPRFELIRHDVTEPLLIEVDQIYHLACPASPIFYKYNPVKTIKTNVIGTLNMLGLAKRVGARILLTSTSEVYGDPLVHPQPESYWGNVNPIGVRSCYDEGKRVAETLMFDYHRQHGLEIRIARIFNTYGPRMNIDDGRVVSNFIAQALRGEPLTVQSPGTQTRSFCYVSDMVDGLIRLMEGPNTGPINLGNPGEFTMVELAETVKELINPKVEIKMVENTPDDPRQRKPDISQAKELLGWEPKIKLRDGLPRMEEDFRLRLGVDKSN from the exons ATGGCAAGCAATTCTTCTAATGGAGATCACCAAACATCAACAAAGCAGCCACCTCTGCCATCTCCCCTGCGTTTCTCCAAATTCTTTCAG TCCAACATGAGAATATTGGTCACTGGAGGAGCTGGATTCATCGGGTCTCACCTGGTTGACAGATTGatggaaaatgaaaaaaatgag GTCATTGTTGCTGATAACTACTTCACTGGATCCAAGGACAATCTCAAAAAATGGATTGGTCATCCAAGATTTGAGCTTATCCGTCATG ATGTTACGGAGCCATTGTTGATTGAGGTTGATCAGATCTATCATCTTGCATGCCCGGCATCTCCTATTTTCTACAAATACAATCCTGTGAAG ACAATAAAGACAAATGTGATTGGAACACTGAACATGCTTGGGCTTGCGAAGCGAGTTGGAGCAAG GATTTTGCTTACATCAACTTCTGAGGTTTATGGTGATCCTCTTGTGCACCCCCAACCTGAAAGCTACTGGGGAAATGTTAACCCTATTG GAGTTCGTAGCTGCTACGATGAGGGGAAGCGTGTGGCTGAGACTTTGATGTTTGATTATCATAGGCAGCATGGGCTAG AAATACGCATTGCAAGAATCTTTAACACGTATGGACCGCGCATGAACATCGATGATGGACGTGTTGTTAGCAACTTCATTGCTCAGGCACTTCG TGGTGAACCCTTGACAGTCCAATCTCCAGGGACACAAACTCGCAGTTTTTGCTACGTCTCAGACATG GTTGATGGCCTTATCCGTCTCATGGAAGGACCGAACACCGGACCAATCAACCTTGGAAACCCAG GTGAATTTACAATGGTTGAACTTGCTGAGACAGTGAAGGAG CTTATTAATCCAAAAGTGGAGATCAAGATGGTGGAGAACACCCCGGATGATCCACGACAGAGGAAACCGGACATATCACAGGCAAAGGAATTGTTGGGATGGGAACCGAAAATCAAGTTGCGCGATGGTCTTCCTCGCATGGAGGAGGATTTCCGTCTGAGGCTTGGAGTTGACAAGAGCAATTAA